A single Hyperolius riggenbachi isolate aHypRig1 chromosome 12, aHypRig1.pri, whole genome shotgun sequence DNA region contains:
- the LOC137541358 gene encoding cAMP-dependent protein kinase catalytic subunit-like → MGSSGRKKLDAYKRLEEDKEVEEERETKRENATMTTLHRVAAFMRNARDRIVRLVRGSTTQRHSPPHGRSHKTSKTEENHERAKRCDKDSESCKRKRSEEKAGPSKRFRKLTGTQKRKRSEMDSGPKTEKSKRIRMDSDMEAQDSVTLEASSVPLTADQFTFHHVLGEGAFGQVLLATDAVRQERVAIKVLKKRMLLRCQEYLDEGQYLAITSQSPFLIHGYGAFHTDNYIFYVMELATGQTLFDYLGTNLDFKTLQFISAELVCGIQFLHSKGIIHRDLKEDNIMLTADGHIKITDFGLAVKKTKYMTEAMDWYALGVMLYHLIKGDYSSMSPTWADEPWAREELQLETKPSYQGHEDQTADFLQKLLRQNRSQQLGVHGDIRSHPFFSDINWKEVETGILPSPIAVQQHCPQQDEDDAILPFYTVRGIVPLAPEDQVVFTDVPFVCPAWASSYHTAPMHPDVRPPQE, encoded by the coding sequence ATGGGCTCTAGTGGAAGAAAGAAGCTGGACGCATACAAGCGCCTGGAGGAGGACAAAGAGgtagaagaggagagagagactaaGAGGGAAAATGCTACAATGACCACTCTGCACAGAGTTGCTGCCTTCATGAGAAATGCTCGTGACCGCATTGTTAGACTGGTGCGTGGATCTACTACCCAACGCCATAGCCCTCCTCATGGTCGGTCACATAAGACATCAAAGACCGAAGAAAACCATGAAAGGGCAAAGAGATGCGACAAGGACAGTGAATCCTGTAAAAGAAAAAGATCTGAAGAAAAGGCTGGACCAAGCAAGAGATTCAGAAAACTTACTGGAACTCAAAAAAGGAAAAGATCAGAAATGGACAGTGGCCCTAAAACAGAGAAAAGCAAGAGAATCAGGATGGACAGCGACATGGAGGCTCAAGACAGTGTAACCCTTGAGGCCTCCTCTGTTCCTTTAACAGCAGACCAATTCACCTTCCATCATGTTCTTGGAGAAGGAGCTTTCGGTCAGGTCCTGCTTGCAACAGATGCAGTACGTCAAGAACGTGTTGCCATCAAGGTTCTCAAAAAGAGAATGCTCCTAAGATGTCAGGAATACTTAGATGAGGGACAATATCTGGCAATCACTAGCCAGAGCCCCTTCCTCATTCATGGTTATGGAGCATTTCACACTGACAACTACATCTTCTATGTCATGGAGCTGGCCACAGGACAGACCCTTTTTGACTACCTGGGTACAAACCTGGATTTCAAGACTCTCCAATTCATTTCAGCAGAGCTTGTTTGTGGCATCCAGTTCCTACACAGCAAAGGAATCATTCACCGAGATCTGAAAGAGGATAACATCATGCTAACTGCAGATGGACATATCAAAATCACGGATTTCGGACTAGCTGTGAAGAAAACAAAATATATGACCGAAGCAATGGACTGGTATGCACTGGGTGTCATGCTATACCACCTGATTAAAGGAGACTACTCGAGCATGTCACCCACATGGGCCGATGAGCCATGGGCAAGGGAGGAGCTACAACTAGAAACAAAGCCTTCCTACCAAGGGCATGAAGATCAAACCGCTGACTTTTTACAAAAGCTTCTGCGTCAAAACAGgagccaacagctgggagtccatggtgacatcaGAAGCCATCCATTCTTTTCTGATATTAACTGGAAAGAGGTGGAGACTGGCATCCTGCCGTCACCAATTGCAGTGCAACAACACTGCCCACAGCAAGATGAGGACGATGCAATTCTGCCCTTTTATACTGTAAGAGGCATCGTTCCACTTGCACCAGAGGACCAGGTCGTGTTCACTGACGTCCCGTTTGTGTGCCCTGCATGGGCTTCCAGCTACCACACTGCTCCCATGCACCCAGATGTCAGGCCACCCCAAGAATAA